CTACCCCAGCGAGTTCGAGCTCAAGCCGCGCATCACCCTGGGCGGCGACTCCGTGACGACGTTCCGCGAGCGCAACAGCCAGGCCCAGGGCGGCTTCGGCGAGGCGCTGGGCTTCCCCAGCAGCAGCCGCCAGCTTCCGGGCGCGATTCCGCGCAACGCCCAGCTCGGCGCGTCCGGCGAATCCCGCGAGGTGCTCGCGCAGCAGTTCCGCAGCTTCCCCAACATCTGGGAGGCCCGCCGCACCACGGCGCTCCCCAACATGGGCGTGGGCGTGTCGGTGGGTGACACCCTGCGCTTCGGAAACAGCCGCCTGGGCTACCTGGTCAGCGGCAACTACGGCCACCGCGACGGCGTCCAGGAAGGCACCTTCGCCCGCGCCTCCCGCGACGAGAACGACCAGCTCTACGCCTTCGAGTCCGCCAACAACAGCCAGGGCTTCGAGACGGCCAGCCTCAGCGGCCTGGGCAGCGTGGGCTTCCAGATTGACCGCGACAACGAGCTGACCTGGTTTGGCCTCTACACCCGCGGCACCGACACGCGCACGCACACCGCGGTCGCCTCGAACCTCATCCGGAGCGAGCGCCAGGAGAGCACGCGGCTCCAGTTCGTCAGCCGTCAGCTCTTCTTCAACCAGCTCCGAGGCTTCCACCGCCTGGGGCTGCTGGGCGACGCGGAGCTGGACTGGCAGGCCAACGTGTCCCGCGTGGACCGCGACGAGCCCGACACCCGCGACACGCTCTACCTCAACAACTTCAACGTCCCCGACACGGTCCCCACCTTCCCCAACCAGCCTAACAGCGGCGAGCGCTTCTTCGCCGAGCTGGGTGAGACGTCCACGGGCGGCAGCCTCAACGTCACCGTGCCCCTGTCCGCCGTCAAGCTGAAGGCCGGCGGCCTGGCCCAGGTGTCCTTCCGCGACTTCGGCGCGCGCCGCTTCCGCTACCTGCTGGGCACCACGCCGGTGGACCGCAGCCTCCCGCCCGAGCAGCTCTTCGCGCCGGAGAACCTGGGCACCAGCATCAACGTGCGCGACTCCACCCGCGCGGACGACGCGTACGACGCCTACCTGGGCATCTTCTCGGGGTACGTCTCCGCGGACGCCCAGCCCCTGGAGGCCCTTCGCCTGGTGGGCGGCCTGCGCCTGGAGACCTCCAGCCAGGTGCTGACGGTCAAGGACCCGTTCACGGGCGCCCGCGGTACGGAGAGCCGCTCCGACTACGCGAACCTGCTGCCGTCCCTCAACGCCATCTACGCGCTCACCCCGTCGGTGAACCTGCGCGGCGGCTACAGCTACACGCTGGCGCGGCCCACCTTCCGCGAGCTGGCGCCCTTCATCTACTTCGACTTCGTGCGCCGCCGGAACGTGTCCGGCAACCCGGACCTGCAGCAGACGCGCCTCCACAACGTGGACGCCCGCATCGAGTGGTTCGCGGGTGAGAACGAAGTGCTGGCCGCCAGCGCCTTCTACAAGCGCTTCGAGAACCCCATCGAGCGTGTCATCAACAACCCGGAGGCGCAGGACCTCAGCTACCGGAACGCCGCGGGCGCGGACACGTACGGCGTGGAGCTGGAGGCCCGCACCTCCCTGGCGCGCCTCACCGAGACGCTGCGCGACGTGCGCGTGGGCGCCAACCTCACGCTCATCCGCTCCGAGGTGGACCTGGGCGACAGCAACGTGGGCTCGCAGACGAACCGGCGGCGTCCGCTCCAGGGCCAGTCGCCCTACGTCATCAACTTCAACGCCGGCTACCTGCGGCCGGAGAGCGGCACCGAGTTCACCGTCCTCTACAACGTCTACGGCGCGCGCATCAGCGAGGTCGGCGTCCAGTACCTCCCCGACGTCTACGAGCGTCCCTTCCACCGCCTGGACATCTCCGTGGCCCAGCAGTTGGGCTCCGCGCAGCTCAAGCTCACCGCAGCCAACCTCCTCAACTCCTCCGTCACGCTCCGCCAGGAATCGGTGGTCGTGCAGTCGTACAAGCCCGGCATCGCCTTCAGCGCGTCGCTGGGTTGGTCCCTCTAAACCCGCGAAAGGAAGCACTCCCATGAAGCGCCTCTTTGCATCCCTCCTGACGCTCTCCGCTCTTGCCTTCACGCCCGCCTGCGGCGACGACAACACGCCCGACAACCCGAACCCGCCCCCGACCGACACCACCGAGGACGTGTCCTCCAACATCACCCAGGACACCACCTGGAAGGCTGGCTTCACGTACACCCTGAAGAACTACATCTTCGTGGAGAGCGGCACGCTCACCATCGAGCCGGGCGCCCGCATCCTGGGTGACCAGGGCAGCGCGCTCGTCATCACGCGCAACGCGCGCATCCACGCCGTGGGCACGGCGGCGGCCCCCATCGTCTTCACCAGCTCGCGCCCCGTGGGCAGCCGCGCGTCGGGTGACTGGGGCGGCGTGGTGCTCCTGGGCAAGGGCCACGTCAACGTCGCCGGTGGCGAGAACGCCGTGGAGGGCTTCTTCGCCTCCGAGAGCAACCCGCTGACCCGCTACGGCGGCGGTGCCACCCCGGACGCGTCGCACAACTGCGGCTCGCTGAACTACGTCCGCATCGAGTTCGCCGGCTTCGAACTGTCCGAGGACAACGAGCTCAACGGCCTCACGGTGGCCGGCTGCGGCTCCGACACCGACCTGGACTACATCCAGGTGCACCTGGGCGCGGACGACGGCATCGAGTTCTTCGGCGGCTCGGCCAACCTGTCGCACGCCGTCGTCACCCAGGCGGATGACGACTCGCTGGACTATGACCTGGGCTACAACGGCAAGATTCAGTTCTTCATCGCCCAGCAGAACGCGGTGGTGGGCAACTACGGCATCGAGGCGTCCGGCAACCGGAACCAGAACGCGGCCACGCCGCGGTCCACGCCGGAAATCTGGAACGCGACGTTCATCGGCTCGGGCCGTCCGGCGGGCACCAGCCCGGTGCAGTCCGGCATGGTGTTCAACACCGGCGCGGGCGGCAAGCTGAACAACATCATCGTCGCGCACTTCGCCGACTTCGCCATCGACGTGAGCGGCACGGCCTCCGCGGCCCTGTGGAACCAGGCCACGCCGGAGCTGTACCTGCGCAACACGTTCTTCTGGAGCAACCGCGGCGACACGTCCTCCATCCAGTTCGTGCCGAACCCCTCGGTGGACTCCAGCGGCAACATCACCAACCCGGACGTGTCCAACTTCAACGAGCAGGAGCGCGTGCTCGCCTCCGGCCTGAACAACCGCGTGCTGGATCCGCAGCTCACCGACGCTCGCAACCTGACGGCGCCGAACTTCATGCCGGCGGCCGGTTCGCCCGCGCTGAACCCGGACAACGCCGCGTCGCCGCCGGGCGGCTTCTTCGACCCCTCCGCCCGCTTCGTGGGCGCGCTGGGCACCGAGAACTGGCTGGCCGGTTGGACGGCGTTCCCGGAGAACTGAGCAACCTTCGCTGAGTTGAGCCGGGCGCCTCCGCCGAACGCGGGCGGAGGTCCCGGCCCCATGGCCCGGTCGAGTGCGGCGCGCGGAGGGGGGCTCCGGCGACCGCACGCGGCTGGGCCGTGGCCTTTTCGTGAGACGGGTGCGTCAGCGCTCCGCTGGACGCCCCTCTCCGTCACGCTCTTGCGTGCCCAGTCCGTGCTGCTCGAAAAGAGCGAGGTAGGGGTCATACCGATACAACCGGTTGCGCTTCTGACCGGTGGTCTCCCGGAGGAGCCCCGCTTGTTCCAGTTGCTCGATGGCCGTGGCGGCCGTCACATACGAGCACGCCAGGAACTGCTCCGCGGCGCGCACCGAGAGCAGCGGGTATTCGAAGAGGTGGTCCAGGAGGCGCACGGCCTGTGCGTTGCTGGAGAGCTTCTGCCGGGACGCTTCTCGAAGCTTCAGAATGGAGCGCGCGGTGTTCGTCGAGGCGGCACTCACTTCCACGACGCCACGCAGGAAGAAGCGCAGCCAGCCTTCCCAATCGCCTGCGGTCCGGACTGCCGTCAACCTGTCGTAGTACTCGGCCCGATGCGCCTTCAGGTAGACGCTGAGATACAGCAACGGGCGTTCGAGAATGCGGCGCTCACAGAGAAGCAGCGGAATGAGCAGCCGCCCGACACGACCATTGCCGTCGAGAAAGGGGTGAATGGTCTCGAATTGAGCATGGGCGAGCCCACACACGATGAGCGTGGGCAAGTCACCCGGCGCATGGAGGAACTTCTCCAGGTGGCTCAACGCGGCCTCCATCTCATGAGGAGGCGGTGGAACGAAGGTCGCGGTCTTCAGCGTGCAGTTGTGAGGGCCAATCCAGTTCTGGCTCGTTCGAAACTCGCCTGGACTGCGTTCACTGCCGCGCACCCCCTCCATCAACTTCGAGTGGATTTCGCGCAGCAGGCGAAGGGAAAGCGGCAGTGTTTCGAGGCGCTTCAGCCCGTGGTTCATGGCCGCGATGTAGTTGACGACCTCTTCTGCATCATCCTTGGCGCGCTTGGCGCCACGCTCGTCCAACTCGTACTCGAGGACGTCCTCCAACGTGCTCTGCGTTCCCTCAATTTGTGAGCTGAGGACCGCTTCATGCCGCACGTACATGGCGACGAAGAGGTCCGGGTTGGGGAGGATCGATGACACCCCATCCAAGCGCCCCAGTGCACGGTCCGCCTGGCTCAGAAGGGAGGCCAACTCGCCATCGA
This genomic window from Myxococcus hansupus contains:
- a CDS encoding Fic family protein, which translates into the protein MRAGRYVRQFQGYRAFIPSPLPPDPSVRFDGELASLLSQADRALGRLDGVSSILPNPDLFVAMYVRHEAVLSSQIEGTQSTLEDVLEYELDERGAKRAKDDAEEVVNYIAAMNHGLKRLETLPLSLRLLREIHSKLMEGVRGSERSPGEFRTSQNWIGPHNCTLKTATFVPPPPHEMEAALSHLEKFLHAPGDLPTLIVCGLAHAQFETIHPFLDGNGRVGRLLIPLLLCERRILERPLLYLSVYLKAHRAEYYDRLTAVRTAGDWEGWLRFFLRGVVEVSAASTNTARSILKLREASRQKLSSNAQAVRLLDHLFEYPLLSVRAAEQFLACSYVTAATAIEQLEQAGLLRETTGQKRNRLYRYDPYLALFEQHGLGTQERDGEGRPAER
- a CDS encoding TonB-dependent receptor domain-containing protein — its product is MRVAFSTRTSVRSVVLSRTANLRAFLAALVITATPVFAQAPGVPATAPAPAVDPVTQPLPEPEETQTPPATQQTPAAADPSGTPPAAQQPGTETSPTAAQPGTETPPTAQQPGTETDPTAAQPGTETDPTAAQPAAPADDGALGAEGMDDEMLAESSVPPPGFTGIYGRVVDETNGEGLIEATVKVVTGAQKQVLTDLDGYYRVALPPGKYDLRVFYDVYQGRRITGVVVTQGKATKLDVALSADEGAVQEVVVEARADRRAEGALLQERKKAAAVSDAISAQEIARTPDSSASDAVKRVVSATVVDGRYVLLRGLGGRYSTTLLNGALLPSPEPDEPSVPLDIFPTNLLANLNIVKSYTPDLPGTFGGGTLLIETNSYPSEFELKPRITLGGDSVTTFRERNSQAQGGFGEALGFPSSSRQLPGAIPRNAQLGASGESREVLAQQFRSFPNIWEARRTTALPNMGVGVSVGDTLRFGNSRLGYLVSGNYGHRDGVQEGTFARASRDENDQLYAFESANNSQGFETASLSGLGSVGFQIDRDNELTWFGLYTRGTDTRTHTAVASNLIRSERQESTRLQFVSRQLFFNQLRGFHRLGLLGDAELDWQANVSRVDRDEPDTRDTLYLNNFNVPDTVPTFPNQPNSGERFFAELGETSTGGSLNVTVPLSAVKLKAGGLAQVSFRDFGARRFRYLLGTTPVDRSLPPEQLFAPENLGTSINVRDSTRADDAYDAYLGIFSGYVSADAQPLEALRLVGGLRLETSSQVLTVKDPFTGARGTESRSDYANLLPSLNAIYALTPSVNLRGGYSYTLARPTFRELAPFIYFDFVRRRNVSGNPDLQQTRLHNVDARIEWFAGENEVLAASAFYKRFENPIERVINNPEAQDLSYRNAAGADTYGVELEARTSLARLTETLRDVRVGANLTLIRSEVDLGDSNVGSQTNRRRPLQGQSPYVINFNAGYLRPESGTEFTVLYNVYGARISEVGVQYLPDVYERPFHRLDISVAQQLGSAQLKLTAANLLNSSVTLRQESVVVQSYKPGIAFSASLGWSL